The genomic DNA GAGCTTTTCAATGCTAATCAGGTTACGTTTGTCCGCTGGATCTACGGCTTAGCAGAACCCCTGATGCGCCCATTTGCAGGAGTATTTGATCCTTATGTTATTAACGGGCAATACACACTTGATTTATCCGCTGTCTTTGCTTTTATGGTTTATAGTGCCTTTGGCTATTTGCTGACAATGATTATAACCGCGATAATAAAAAGATAAGCACAAAAGCATTGACACTGCGAAAATCATTTGTTATATTAATACTTGTCCGCAACAAAACATAAGCTTTGCGGGGCATTAGCTCAGTCGGGAGAGCGCATCGCTGGCAGCGATGAGGTCATCGGTTCGAGCCCGATATGCTCCATCGTGGAGAACCCTTGGCATATAAGGGTTCTCTTATTTTATGTCTAACAAAGCCTGCTCGTATCTCCTATTTTCGTGATATTCGTAAGCATACGGGGAATTTTACCGGGTAACAGTAACCTCTTGCTTCGTTAAATCCTTCTCTGTCCTTAGCTGTTTAAGAATAACCGGGAACACGTATTTTGAAACAATTTTTCTAAAAAGGATTGCATGCAGATCATTTAATCACTCTTAACGGAGGTATTAACTCATGAAAAAAATCGTATTTATTAACTATCTCATAAAAACTTCCGGCATCCTTAACATCGAATGAACCCGTACCACAACGTTGATGGGTAACGGTATTTAATTGATCTAAATAGACCTTTTCGTTGTATTTCACGACCACTTTGCATTTTGAACAACGTAACCGCATTTTCACCATCTCCTACAGCATAAATTTTTCTTCGATTTGCGCGTCTAATCTCTTCGAATCACTATGTACATCACCTTCAAAATCTGTCACCTTTCGATAAAGTATTCGACAAACTAATAACCGAATCCTTTTTTTGAAGTGAGTAAGAGTGGAGAATGACTTGTTAAAATACATGGATGGCCGCCTCAAGACTTGGTTAGCGGAACAAACAGTATACATAGGAACACTTTAGTTTTAAGTCTTTATGAAAAGGACGGGATGCCTTAATAAGGATCGCGTCCGATCTACATTTAATGGATCAGATAATGGCGTTAGTCTTATATTTGTTGAATTATATATTTCAAAAACAGGAAATATAAGATCGTTCAATTGATTATAAGAATAAAAAATGTTATTTTAAAAATAAAAATTAGGTCGGTCGTTCTACCTATAGGAGGATGGTATGAATACATCGATAAAGAAAGAGACTTTATTAAATGTAGCAGAAAGACTATTCTATGAACATGGATTTCGGGGTGTTGGACTCAAGCAGATTATTCGCGAAGCAAATGTAGCGAACATGACCCTTTATAATCATTTTTCATCTAAAGAACATTTAGTTGAGGAGGTTTTAAAGCAAAGAGAAGAAAGGTATTGGTCATATTTGGATGATTTTGTGAAAGGTGAGATCGATTCTCCTTTTCTCTTTGCAGTTGAAGCCCATGGTAAATGGTTAGAAAAAGAGTCTTATAAAGGGGACATGTTTTTACGAGCCATTGAAGATTATGCAGGGACCAATAATGATATTGAAAATATTGCTCGTTCGCACAAGTCCAAACTATTACGTTATTTTCAAACTTTGGCCAAACGAATGGGTGAAGACAATCAAAGTGATCTCGCCCATTATTTTACACTATTGCTTGAAGGTGCAACATCGATGACAACATTGATTGGGGCAGAAAAAGCGACGGAATACTCAATGGCGATGGCAAAGAAGATCGTTCAGCCGTCATCGTAATTTTTTTTATACAGAAGATAGAAAGGTCGTTCTATATACCTAGGAGAGGATATAATGAATTTTTCAAGATTAGTTCTTCCCGGAATTACAATGATTGCCGTTACCTATGGGCTTACAAGATTTAGCTATGGTTTATTGCTTCCAAATATCAGTGATGATCTGGACATGTCCCCATTTATTTCTGGTATCATCTCTTCACTTTTCTACCTCTCTTATTGCTTTGCAATTATTCTCTCTACTGTTTTAACAACCAACAAAGGGCCACGCACTATGATTCTCACTGCAGGAACCTCCGCATTTCTTGGATTATTAATTATGGGGGTATCCCCCAATGTATGGATTATAGGATTAGGGGTTTTGTTTGCTGGTGCAAGTACAGGTTTTGTGTCACCGCCATATGGTGCATCAATCTCACTTTGGATTGAAAAGAAAAAACAAGGGAAAGCCAATACGTGGATTAATTCCGGTACGAGTATCGGAATTGCTCTTTCAGGGGCAGGGGCGCTAATACTTGCATCTGAGTGGCGATTAACCTATTTTATCTATGCTATAATTGCATTCTTTGCACTTCTATGGAATGCAAAAGTGATCCCTCAGATTGGTTCTAATCCTCATGTAACGTTTGAAAAGGGGAAGTTTTCTTTCAGAGGCGTGGAAGGTGCCAAACCTTTAATCATTTGCTCGACCACTCTCGGAATATCTACGGCGGCTTTTTGGACCTTCTCCATCGATTTTATCGAATCAACGAGCTCATATAGCGATTGGCAGTTCTCGTTGTTTTGGATAATCATCGGTGTCTTTGGAATATTAGGTGGTTTTTCTGGATCGCTCATTGAACGATTCGGACTTCCATTCGCTTACAAATGGGGGAGTTTCATCATTGGCATGGCTTCATTTATTCTTGCTTGGCTTCCAGAACAATGGCTTGTGGCTTACACTTCGGCTGCTTTATTTGGAGTCTCCTATCTCTTTATTACAGGTGTTTTGATGGTTTGGGGAATAAGGGTGTTTATTACTAATGCTTCATTAGGGATCGGTACCCCCTTTTTACTGCTCGCTGTCGGGCAAGTCATAGGCTCTCTATTTGCAGGTATGTTTATTGATCTTTTGGGCTTCTCTTTGACTTTCGTAATCTATGGTTTCATGGGGATGATCGCAATGATTCTTGGACCGAAAGAGATAAAAAAATAAATATATAAATTTTATAAAAACACTTTTGAACCTACAAAGGTGATATATACGGTATTGCATTCCTTGACTTGCCACCTGGATAGACGTCAGTTTCATTTAAAATTGAAAGTCTAATGATATAATTAAAGTATGGGGGGAAATGACAAATTTTAAACAAAATATAAAGGGAGACGGAAGGGGGGAGGACCATGGACGAAAAAGGACAACTGTCCGCTGAATCAAAAATTAATCATGCTGAGAAAGAAGTCATTAATGCAATTGCCGAAACGATGGATTTGTATGGTATAACCCCGTCAATTGGCCGACTCTATGCCACAATGTATTTTAAACAGAATTCAATGACCCTTGATGAAATGAAAAACGAGCTTGGCATGACTAAACCTAGTATGAGTAAAGCGGTTCGTAGTTTACAAGACATCAACATTGTCCGGAAAATATGGCAACAAGGGTCTAGGAAGGACCATTATGTGGCTGAGAAAAACTTCTTCAATTATTTCGGTCGATATTTCGGTAATAAATGGAATCGGGAAGCCGAGATAAACCTTTTCGCTATTAAACAGGCAGAATATCAACTTCAAGAAGTCATAGAAGATGAAACAAGCGAAGAAAGTTTACATGAAAAGGCTAGGCAAGACCTTGAACAGTTAGAAGAGTACAAAAAATACTGTTACTGGCTTCAGCAACTTGTGGATTCAATTGAGTCTGGTGAAATTTTTGACTTTTTACCGGTGGACAATTCAAATTTAAAGGCATAATCTCGAAGTAGAGAAATGTACTGTATCAAGATTTTTTGACTTGCCAATAAAGAAAAGGTTTTGAATGATGTCAAATTGTGAGTCATGATTCTAACATCCCAATCAATCAAATAAAACCGTAGATATTATTCATATCTACGGTTTTTATTATATAGTGTTCATGAATATGGGTATGTTAGTTAACCTCACGCTCCCCCATCACTTCAAACGGATCCACGATGATCATCACCATTCCCAAGAACCACGTAACACTAAATGATGATGAACAACGTCCGTATACTGTCTTTCTCATATTGGATTCCAGCCGTTACCAAATATCTTTTCTTCCCATAAATTAATCGGGGAAGGAGGGAATTGCATGTATTGGAACGATGGTTGGTGTGATCAGACTCAGGAGTTAGATTGTCATTGTCAAGAGCATCACAAGTGCAATTGTCACAAAAAGAAGCATGATCCTTGCAGAAGTCAAGAGCATCACAAGTGCAATTGTCACAAAAAGAAGCATGATCCTTGCAGAAGTCAAGAGCATCACAAGTGCAATTGTCACGAAGAGAAGCACGATCCTTGTCGATGTAAAGAACATCATGATGATGGTTGCTGTAAAGAGAAACACCATGGGCGTAGAAAGGAAAGACGCCATCAGATGGTAGAAGCACCAGATAACCGGACTAGGGAGCAACGGTTCCGTTGCAGACGATTTTGTAATAGATGTCGTCGAACAATGGATCAATGCCGCTGCTCAATGTAAAACCAAGGTTTGAGGACGTTGATTGAAGGCGTCCTCTTCCAAATGAAAATAATATCCGGCATTATCTTTCAGAAGATTCAATGAGTTAAATCCTTTTTATAGATCCAATTAGCCATTAGGAATATAATATATAGGATGATAAAAGAATAGATGTAGTTCCAGTTATAAATAGAATATAGATCAAGATAGGTTAATAGCGGCAATCCTAAAAAAGCTAAGAGAGCTGAATAAATGAACCCTTTTAGAAATGGATTAGCTTGTGGTTGATATTGAATGAACAACATAATACTTACGGGGATTAATACAAAATCCCAAGGCAGGTAATTGGATGCAGCTGGAAACACATCGTATTGATAGTCAAACCAATGATAAAAATGCCCCGTAGAATCCAAGTAAATTGCAACTAGTGATGCAAAAGCTCCTGAAATTAAAAGTTTATATGTATTTTTACGATCCCTTATCTTTATCCAAATAATGATGGGGATGAGGACTAGTGCAATACCAAGCCACCAATGCCAGTTAAACACCACATATTCCTTCCATAAGGCCTGTTTTTCCCCATACAAATCAGATAATTTGTTATAAAATTGGAGGGATAAGTGATAGTAATGATCCATAATTTTAGACAATCCTTTCTCTTTTGTAAGGCTCTTTACATAAAGATTGTTTCTTTTTGGCCGCAGCCCGAATACACTTCGTTTTACGCAGGAGTCTACGTGTTTTCGGACTGTCCAACAACAGTATTTTATTTGTATACTAGTATGAACCAATATAATCGTTAGGATACCTACGAAACCAAGAGCCATTTTTTCTATTCCATAAATAATTTGGTGCCTGTCATCAGTGTTCTTTAAACTGCTGAACAGGCACCTTAAATTCCTTTGTTACCTTGAGATCTGGTCTTTCTTATTTTTTGTTAACACGATCCGATCCACCTTTGTCCCTTTCCGGTTCAGTTGAACTTCGAGTGGGCCATATTGATACACTTCACATGTTGCCGATCCATAACAACTGACTTTTGTCTTGTCTTTTGGTTCACCATACATTTCAGTCACCTCTTCCTTCTTCGTAGGAAGAAGGTCATCCCATTTCTTGGATTTAACATTGTAAGAGTGGGTGCGAATGTCATAGGCACCAACATCATTCTTAATCTTTATCTTTAAGACAGGTGCATTTTGATCTTGATAAGTCAGGGTTTGTTCATTATTCTTTGGTGTCTTCAGAGCCGCCGGTTTCCCTAATTGCTCAACGATTTGATCATCAGTCATCCCTAGATGAAGGCCAGCGAGTTTGACTTTGCTTTTAGACGATTTGTCATTACTTTTTTCAGGTGGTTCTTGGTACTCATTTTTTGTTGATGGTGCCTGCTGCGGTGACTTTCCCATGTTATTGGGTTGTTGTTCTTGAAAAAGATCTGTTTTGGATATAGCGATGACACCGACAACGGAGCATAATATCACAATACCCATGAAGCTCAACCCAGCTTGTAACCAACGCATCATAACTGGCTTTTTCAAGAAGGAGGATTTTCGCTTTGATTTCTGCAGGACTTGTTGTTTGAGCTGATCCTTATCAATATCGATATTTTTGAAAGTTGTATCAGTCATGGCCCGGCGTAAATGACGTAACTTGTCCTCAATGTTCATCCAATCCCTCCTCGTACAATGTCCGAAGCAAGTCTCGTCCCCGATTTAACCTTGATTTTATGGTGTTTTCCTTAAGATGTAACACCTCACCGATTTCCTTGATCTTCATGTCCTCGAAGTAATGCATATAAATGACATCTTTATATTTGTTTGGCAGAGACATGACCCGGTTTGCTAGCTGTTGGTCCTCGAATGTCTGAATAGCTATAGATTCAGGATGAGTCAAGGTAACATGGTAATCATCCAGGCTTTGCTCATCATTCATTAAAAATCGCTTGATCGTCTTTTTTCGCAATTGATCTTTACATTTGTTGATGGTTATTCTGTAGATCCATGTTTTAATAGAAGAATGATTCTTGAACATGGTAAGTTTGTTATAACTGGTGAGGAAGACATCTTGGGTAATTTCCTCCGCAAGCGGTTTCTCTTTCACATACGTATAGGCAAGCCATAGAACCGATTGGCTATAGGCATCAATGAGTTGTTCTAAAAACTGTTCTCGCCGTTGTTCATCCTGACAAATTTCTTTTAGGTCCTCGTCACTTAATTGAAGATCCATATCAATAGGTCTTATCCCCCTTTCTATGTTTTTAGACGAAAAAGACTTCACTTGGTTCCCAGCTACTCAAAAAATGATGGGGGGCTATGAGACGTATTCGATCATCAAAACGTCAAATATCATTAAAATTAAATTCGATGTAACATGCTCCGAACTGGGTGAATATCTTAACAATGAATGGAGGGAATTTTCAAATGCACAATAGTAATCCAATGAATCCACAGCAGATGCAAGGAGCTTACCATCATAAGGGTGACGATGATATACACACATTGTGTCGTAAATATATGTTCTACCATGTTATGGCACAATCGAGCGATGGATCACAGTTTGATGGTGTCATTACAGGTATGGACGAGGAAGGGGTATCCATGTTAGTTCCTGAATGGGTTGATGAAGAAACAACCAGCCGCCAATTTGGCTATGGGGGAGGTTACGGCAGAAGAAGATATCGCCGATTCTACCAACGCCGGTTTCCATACTTCTTCTTTGGTTTCCCATTCTTTACGCCGTATCCCTACTATTATCCGTATCCATATTATTAAAGTCATCACAATGAAAACAATCATTTCCTGACTTGATCGGCATTAAAATATTGGTGTCGACAACCCTATGAAGCCCACCTATTCTCAAATAGGTGGGCTTCATGTATACATAATAGAAAGAAATATATGGGATGTCTATGGTAATCATTATGACTCTCAGTAGTACTGAAATTGAGGATGATTTGGATTAGGTGGGTATGGTTGAAAAGGTTGTGGCTGCTGATACAGCTGATTGTTATAGGACTGATTCATACTTTGCATTTCTTTATTGCAGTCCTTATACGGCCCTATATAAGTTGAGGGTTGAACGGGAGCTATGGCTTGTTTCCATTGATTTTCATTAAGGCAATAAGTATGAGCCATGACATCAGCAGGGGTAAATTTTAAGAGGTCAGATCCTAAAATAACTTCAGGCGTCGGAGCATCAAAAATGGCTAAAAGATGAGTATGATCAGCGGTAGCCACTAAATAATGCCACCATCCTTGTGGAACGTTTGCCACTTGTCCCGGTGTGATAGGGAAATTTAGAATTTGTTTTGTGAATGGATTGAACAATGATACGGTCGTCGCCCCAGAAATACAGTAGACTAACTCGGCTGCATTCTGATGATAGTGCGGTTCTACTACATTTTGTGCACTTAAAAAAATATCTAGAAGAGACACATTCTCTAGTGTGTTCAATTGCTCGACTCCAAGCACATTAATCAAATTTTGGCTATCTTTTCGAAACAAGGACTTCTATTGACGTCAAAAGTATATTGAGTTGATGGAGATGTGTAATCCATATAAGAAACCATAAAACCGTTCACCTCTTTAGTGGATATTGTGCATTTATAATGCGTTGGGTGTACACCACTCGAAACAAAGTATCGCTTCACAGAAAGGGACTAAAGGAGGGCCCAATCTAGATTACATTATAGTATGTAGGATCAAAGTGAACTGTGCGACTGTACTGAAATTAACGGATCATTGACATAATAGGACAATAGTTTGATTTCATTGCCGCATCTCATAATTGATTCATATTTGAATAGTAATAATAAGGGAAAACTGAGCTTTTTAGATACGGAGCCAAGGTGGCTGTATTCGCAACTAAACGTCTGGTGTGTTTGTCCCGGGGAGCTTAAGATGAGGAAGACGCTCTGGAAAAACGAAGAAGATGCTCATCGACCATAACAATAAAATTTTTGTGGGAACATGGTGTGATTTAACTCATATCCATACTTCCCCTTCCTCTAGCTAGAAAGGAGTGGTTCCCTTGAAGCATCTGTTGCTAGTAGGTGCCGGCCACGCACATCTATACGTTCTAAAAAAATTGCAAAGACAGGCCTTGTCGGGGGTTCGAGTCACGCTGCTGACACCTAATGACCACCAATACTACTCCGGCATGCTTTCCGGCTGTGTGGAAGGGATTTATTCGATTGACCAGATTCGGATTTATGTTGGTCAAATGGTGGAGAGAGCGGGTATTCAATGGATCAAAGATACTGCAGTGTCAATCGATCCGGATAGGAAAACGGTATTAACTAGCCAAGGGGAATCGGTTCTCTATGATGCGGTATCGTTTGATATTGGTTCATTAACGTCGGGGGTGGAGCTGCCTGGCGTATTGAATTATACTGAGACGCTCAAGCCTAATTATCGTTTCCCGGTTCTTCTTGAAAAAGTTCGGAGTGCTGAGAACCTTGTGATTGTCGGAGGCGGAGTGGCCGGTACGGAGTTGTCCCTATCGTTACAAACGTGGCGGAACAAGAATGGAAAGAAGCCGTTATCACTGGTCAGTACAACGGCACTAATGGCAAGGGGAGCCCCGTACGTTTCTCAAAGAGTACAGAATCTTCTTAATCATAAAGGTGTCAAACTTTATCTTTATCAGCGGGCCGATCAAGTGATGAAGGACCGGATTGTGTTGGCACCATCCAATGAGGAAATTCCCTTTGATGCTCTGCTTTGGGTCACAGGTCCAAGGCCTCCAGAGTTGTTTACCAAGTCCTCGCTCTCCGTTGATAAAGGCTACTTGCTTGTTGATAAAACATTACAAGCCAAACATTACCCTTCGGTTTTCGGAGTTGGGGACTGTATTAAGATTGCTGAAGAACCGCCGCTGGCAAAAGCCGGCGTCTACCCGGTGAGACAAGCACCGTTCTTATGGAAGAACTTAAAACGTTTTTTTAAGGGAAAACCGAAACGTCGCTATCAACCCCATTTTTCTTTTCTTTCCATTCTGGCTACTGGAAATAGAGAAGGACTTATGCTGTATCTAGGGTGTGCTTTTCACGGGAGACTAGTATGGCTCATCAAGACGATTATGGATCGACGGTTTATCTGGCTTTATTCTCATCAAACCCCTGCAAATGATCTCATGTCGAATCAATGGTTAAAACGAATCGGATTGACGTTGGTGGCAATTCTGGTTGTTGGATTCGCTTATCTTTTTTTTACAACCACTTATCATCCTGTAATGAGCATGATGGCATCATTGATATTCTCATCTATTTTTGATTTTGCCTTTGCGCTTCTAGCCATTGTTTTGGTGGTCATCTTGGTGATTGTTTTGTTTCTGGAACGACTTTCGTTTCAATCATCTACAAGGGATCAAAGTGAAACAACAACATCATGTAAAAGGAGATGACATGAATGACAACCTATGATCTGATTGTTCTTGGCGGCGGAGCAGGGGGACTGACAGTGGCAGCCGGGGCAGCCAAGCTCGGTGCAAACGTTGCTCTCGTTGACAAAAATCATTATTTAGGAGGCGATTGCCTCCATTTTGGCTGTGTTCCTTCCAAAACCTTGATCGCATGTGCCAAGAAGGTCCATGAAGCCAAAAAGCATGCGGAACAATTTGGCATGACTTTGTCTGGGGATCCAGATATAACAAGGGCAATGGCGCGTGTCAAAACAGCTGTCGCTGAGATCCAGGCTGAGGACAGTGATGACCGTTTCAAAGGCCTTGGTGTCGATCTTTATAAGGGAAGAGGCTGGTTTATCAGTGATCATCATATCCAAGTTGAGGGTGGATCACCGATTAAAGGCAAACGTTTCGTGATAGCAACAGGATCAAGCCCTTCGGTTCCTCAGATTGAGGGAACCCAGAATGTTTCCTATCTGACAAATGAAACGGTTTTTGATGTTAAGCAAACGCCGAAACGACTCGTTGTCATCGGTGGTGGATCCGTTGGTTTGGAGCTAGCTCAGTCTTTTGCACGATTTGGTTCTGAGGTGATCGTGTTAGAGTCACGTCCA from Tuberibacillus sp. Marseille-P3662 includes the following:
- a CDS encoding YggT family protein produces the protein MERGSMIVVKVVNTLVSIVQLLLVFYIFLELFNANQVTFVRWIYGLAEPLMRPFAGVFDPYVINGQYTLDLSAVFAFMVYSAFGYLLTMIITAIIKR
- a CDS encoding TetR/AcrR family transcriptional regulator, producing MNTSIKKETLLNVAERLFYEHGFRGVGLKQIIREANVANMTLYNHFSSKEHLVEEVLKQREERYWSYLDDFVKGEIDSPFLFAVEAHGKWLEKESYKGDMFLRAIEDYAGTNNDIENIARSHKSKLLRYFQTLAKRMGEDNQSDLAHYFTLLLEGATSMTTLIGAEKATEYSMAMAKKIVQPSS
- a CDS encoding MFS transporter codes for the protein MNFSRLVLPGITMIAVTYGLTRFSYGLLLPNISDDLDMSPFISGIISSLFYLSYCFAIILSTVLTTNKGPRTMILTAGTSAFLGLLIMGVSPNVWIIGLGVLFAGASTGFVSPPYGASISLWIEKKKQGKANTWINSGTSIGIALSGAGALILASEWRLTYFIYAIIAFFALLWNAKVIPQIGSNPHVTFEKGKFSFRGVEGAKPLIICSTTLGISTAAFWTFSIDFIESTSSYSDWQFSLFWIIIGVFGILGGFSGSLIERFGLPFAYKWGSFIIGMASFILAWLPEQWLVAYTSAALFGVSYLFITGVLMVWGIRVFITNASLGIGTPFLLLAVGQVIGSLFAGMFIDLLGFSLTFVIYGFMGMIAMILGPKEIKK
- the cudC gene encoding choline uptake/conversion transcriptional regulator CudC; the encoded protein is MDEKGQLSAESKINHAEKEVINAIAETMDLYGITPSIGRLYATMYFKQNSMTLDEMKNELGMTKPSMSKAVRSLQDINIVRKIWQQGSRKDHYVAEKNFFNYFGRYFGNKWNREAEINLFAIKQAEYQLQEVIEDETSEESLHEKARQDLEQLEEYKKYCYWLQQLVDSIESGEIFDFLPVDNSNLKA
- a CDS encoding CBO0543 family protein, translated to MDHYYHLSLQFYNKLSDLYGEKQALWKEYVVFNWHWWLGIALVLIPIIIWIKIRDRKNTYKLLISGAFASLVAIYLDSTGHFYHWFDYQYDVFPAASNYLPWDFVLIPVSIMLFIQYQPQANPFLKGFIYSALLAFLGLPLLTYLDLYSIYNWNYIYSFIILYIIFLMANWIYKKDLTH
- a CDS encoding sigma-70 family RNA polymerase sigma factor codes for the protein MDLQLSDEDLKEICQDEQRREQFLEQLIDAYSQSVLWLAYTYVKEKPLAEEITQDVFLTSYNKLTMFKNHSSIKTWIYRITINKCKDQLRKKTIKRFLMNDEQSLDDYHVTLTHPESIAIQTFEDQQLANRVMSLPNKYKDVIYMHYFEDMKIKEIGEVLHLKENTIKSRLNRGRDLLRTLYEEGLDEH
- a CDS encoding FAD-dependent oxidoreductase → MKHLLLVGAGHAHLYVLKKLQRQALSGVRVTLLTPNDHQYYSGMLSGCVEGIYSIDQIRIYVGQMVERAGIQWIKDTAVSIDPDRKTVLTSQGESVLYDAVSFDIGSLTSGVELPGVLNYTETLKPNYRFPVLLEKVRSAENLVIVGGGVAGTELSLSLQTWRNKNGKKPLSLVSTTALMARGAPYVSQRVQNLLNHKGVKLYLYQRADQVMKDRIVLAPSNEEIPFDALLWVTGPRPPELFTKSSLSVDKGYLLVDKTLQAKHYPSVFGVGDCIKIAEEPPLAKAGVYPVRQAPFLWKNLKRFFKGKPKRRYQPHFSFLSILATGNREGLMLYLGCAFHGRLVWLIKTIMDRRFIWLYSHQTPANDLMSNQWLKRIGLTLVAILVVGFAYLFFTTTYHPVMSMMASLIFSSIFDFAFALLAIVLVVILVIVLFLERLSFQSSTRDQSETTTSCKRR